A single genomic interval of Bradyrhizobium sp. AZCC 1693 harbors:
- a CDS encoding ABC-type transport auxiliary lipoprotein family protein yields METRAPFVIVGAFVLAAIMAVFGFVYWLQNTGGLGPRSSYHVQFEGSVPGLLVGAAVLFNGIRVGEVTELGLAPGNPRGVNATISVTSTTPVRADTKVGLEFQGLTGVPVIALEGGTQAAQSGEVPTLIAEPGAGQGMTQAARDALRRVDTVLSENSGALKDTIDNFKVFSEGLARNTGKLDGIVAGLERMTGVTSPPPKITYDLRALQNPAPVGKAINVQWAIPEPTAVAMLETQRFLFSPAQEYPGFAEAMWADALPKLIQARLIESFENYDIAHAPLRMADVGQTEFQLLIDVRRFRITVGSAPVAEIGLSARIVDKNGKVVASRLFEESEKFATVAPAEAVAAFSEAFGRIAKNVIAWTVQAY; encoded by the coding sequence ATGGAAACCCGCGCTCCCTTCGTCATTGTCGGCGCCTTCGTGCTGGCCGCCATCATGGCCGTATTCGGCTTCGTCTATTGGCTGCAAAATACCGGCGGGCTCGGCCCACGCTCCAGCTACCACGTGCAGTTCGAGGGCTCCGTGCCAGGCCTCCTTGTCGGCGCGGCGGTGCTGTTCAATGGCATTCGGGTCGGCGAGGTGACGGAGCTCGGCCTCGCGCCTGGCAACCCTCGCGGCGTCAACGCGACCATCTCGGTCACTTCGACGACGCCCGTGCGCGCCGACACCAAGGTTGGCCTGGAATTCCAGGGCTTAACCGGCGTGCCTGTAATCGCACTCGAAGGCGGCACGCAGGCAGCGCAGAGCGGCGAGGTGCCGACGCTGATCGCCGAGCCAGGCGCCGGGCAGGGCATGACGCAGGCCGCGCGCGATGCGTTGCGCAGGGTCGATACGGTGCTGTCGGAAAATTCGGGGGCGTTGAAGGACACGATCGACAATTTCAAGGTGTTTTCGGAAGGCCTGGCGCGTAACACCGGCAAGCTCGATGGCATCGTCGCCGGCCTCGAACGCATGACCGGGGTCACCAGCCCGCCGCCGAAGATCACCTATGATCTGCGCGCGCTGCAGAATCCGGCACCGGTGGGCAAAGCCATCAATGTGCAATGGGCGATTCCGGAACCGACAGCGGTTGCGATGCTGGAGACGCAGCGCTTCCTGTTCTCGCCAGCGCAGGAATATCCGGGATTTGCAGAGGCGATGTGGGCCGACGCGCTGCCTAAACTGATTCAGGCGCGGCTGATCGAAAGTTTCGAGAATTACGACATCGCGCATGCGCCGCTGCGCATGGCCGATGTCGGGCAGACCGAATTCCAGTTGCTGATCGATGTCCGGCGGTTCCGCATCACCGTGGGGTCCGCGCCGGTAGCGGAAATCGGATTGTCGGCCAGAATCGTCGACAAGAACGGTAAGGTGGTCGCGTCGCGGCTGTTTGAGGAGAGCGAGAAGTTTGCGACTGTTGCGCCGGCCGAAGCCGTCGCCGCGTTCAGCGAAGCGTTTGGTCGGATTGCAAAGAACGTGATCGCGTGGACGGTACAGGCGTACTAG
- a CDS encoding phage holin family protein, whose product MNSENVIKHLRALWRTDRIIAEIRMRHMLVGLGLRAFAALIAAFGLLMLELSAYFALVQIWSAISAAAILGIANFVIAAVLFVVGGRPPAGRELELATEIHGSAIEALQGEARALQSQFTGMVHHPLNSVLPLVLVPLITIVVKSLKKSRATAPAAKATAEPS is encoded by the coding sequence TTGAACAGCGAGAACGTCATCAAGCATCTGCGGGCGCTGTGGCGCACGGACCGGATCATCGCGGAAATCCGGATGCGGCACATGCTGGTAGGACTTGGCCTGCGGGCGTTTGCCGCACTGATCGCGGCCTTCGGCCTGTTGATGCTGGAACTGTCGGCCTATTTCGCGCTGGTGCAGATCTGGAGCGCGATCTCCGCGGCCGCGATACTCGGCATTGCCAATTTCGTGATCGCAGCGGTGTTGTTCGTGGTGGGCGGAAGGCCGCCCGCAGGCCGCGAACTCGAACTGGCCACCGAAATTCACGGCTCCGCGATCGAGGCATTGCAGGGCGAGGCCCGCGCGCTGCAATCGCAGTTCACCGGCATGGTGCACCATCCGCTGAACAGCGTGCTGCCGCTGGTGCTGGTGCCGCTGATCACGATCGTCGTCAAGAGCCTGAAGAAATCCAGGGCAACCGCCCCTGCGGCGAAGGCCACGGCCGAGCCGAGCTGA
- a CDS encoding bifunctional acetate--CoA ligase family protein/GNAT family N-acetyltransferase — MSTYRLKNLLSPHSVALAGASPRHGSVGRAILNNIRKAQFKGEFGLVNPRYHEIDGVASVGSIAKLAFAPELVVLTAPAQTIAGLIDEAGRRGAAGAVIVSAGLGHGPGSPAEAAERTAQKYGMRLIGPNCLGIMMPGVSLNASFSAHMPAAGNLALISQSGAIAAGMVDWAAQRAVGFSGIVSIGDQLDVDIADLLDYFALDERTHAILLYIEAIKDARKFMSAARAAARIKPVVVVKSGRMAQGARAAATHTGALAGADAVYDAAFQRAGVLRVSDLRELFDCAETLGRLKSPPGKRLAILTNGGGIGVLAVDRLVELGGIPADISPATRETLDTVLPPTWSKSNPVDIVGDADPARYAAALEALLADASNDAVLVMNVQTAIARADDIAAAVVGVVGKYRAERRMLQKPVLAVWVGADQSISDLLSGAGIPNYQTGGDAVLGFMHLVRHREVVEALAQVPPAMPSEFAPDTNAARQIVAAALADGRSWLDPIEVKRLLDAYDIAVVPIFAAADAEEAVAHANAILAQGSTVVLKIMSRDIVHKSDVGGVVLNLTNADAVRKATADILARARTLRPEARISGVMVQPMVVRAKARELILGLADDPTFGTVVVFGRGGTAVEIINDKALALALALPPLDLQLARSLIERTRVSRLLRAYRDVPAVKPDAVAMVLVKLAQMAADIPEIRGLDINPLLADEAGVLAVDARVVIGRVARKFRGSGPANFAVRPYPSQWQRHIEVKDGWRVFVRPIRPEDEPLIHAMLKHVTMHDLRLRFFAPMKEFSHEFIARLTQLDYARAMAFVAFDETTNELVGVVRIHSDSIYESGEYAILLRSDLKGRGLGWTLMQMIIEYAKSEGLKAISGDVLAENTVMLAMCRSLGFEVKSDPVEHDICNVKLAL, encoded by the coding sequence ATGTCCACCTATCGCCTGAAGAATCTGCTTTCGCCGCATTCCGTCGCTCTGGCCGGGGCCAGCCCGCGCCATGGCTCGGTCGGCCGCGCCATCCTCAACAATATTCGCAAAGCCCAATTCAAGGGCGAATTCGGCCTCGTCAATCCGCGCTATCACGAGATCGATGGTGTTGCGAGCGTTGGCAGCATCGCAAAACTGGCTTTTGCGCCCGAACTTGTCGTCCTCACCGCGCCGGCGCAGACCATCGCAGGTCTGATCGACGAGGCAGGCCGCCGTGGTGCGGCCGGTGCGGTCATCGTCAGCGCCGGGCTCGGGCATGGTCCGGGTTCGCCAGCGGAGGCAGCGGAGCGGACGGCGCAAAAATACGGCATGCGGCTGATCGGCCCGAATTGCCTGGGCATCATGATGCCGGGCGTCAGCCTCAATGCGAGCTTTTCCGCGCATATGCCGGCCGCGGGAAATCTGGCGCTGATCTCGCAGTCCGGTGCCATTGCCGCGGGTATGGTGGACTGGGCGGCACAGCGCGCCGTCGGCTTCTCCGGCATCGTTTCGATCGGCGACCAGCTCGATGTCGATATCGCCGATCTGCTCGATTACTTCGCGCTGGATGAAAGAACTCATGCCATCCTGCTCTACATCGAGGCCATCAAGGATGCGCGCAAGTTCATGTCGGCGGCGCGCGCGGCCGCCAGGATCAAGCCCGTCGTGGTCGTCAAGTCAGGCCGGATGGCACAAGGCGCGCGGGCGGCTGCAACCCATACCGGCGCGCTGGCCGGGGCCGATGCGGTGTACGACGCCGCGTTTCAGCGCGCCGGTGTCCTGCGCGTATCGGATCTTCGCGAATTGTTCGACTGCGCAGAGACGCTCGGGCGGCTCAAATCACCGCCCGGAAAGCGGCTTGCGATCCTGACCAATGGCGGCGGCATCGGTGTGCTGGCGGTTGACCGGCTGGTCGAACTCGGCGGCATTCCCGCCGACATCTCGCCTGCGACCCGCGAGACACTCGATACGGTGTTGCCTCCGACGTGGTCGAAATCGAACCCCGTCGACATCGTCGGCGACGCCGATCCCGCGCGCTATGCCGCGGCGCTCGAAGCGTTGCTGGCCGACGCAAGCAATGACGCCGTGCTGGTGATGAATGTCCAGACGGCGATTGCCCGCGCCGATGACATTGCAGCGGCCGTGGTCGGTGTGGTCGGGAAATATCGCGCCGAGCGGCGCATGTTGCAAAAGCCCGTGCTTGCGGTCTGGGTCGGGGCAGACCAGTCGATCAGCGACTTGCTGAGCGGCGCAGGAATTCCGAACTATCAGACCGGCGGCGACGCCGTCCTTGGCTTTATGCACCTGGTGCGCCATCGCGAGGTGGTGGAGGCGCTGGCGCAGGTTCCGCCGGCGATGCCGAGCGAGTTCGCGCCCGATACGAACGCGGCGCGGCAGATCGTTGCCGCGGCGCTGGCCGATGGCCGCTCCTGGCTCGATCCGATCGAAGTCAAGCGGCTGCTCGATGCCTATGACATCGCCGTCGTGCCGATCTTCGCCGCCGCCGATGCCGAAGAGGCGGTCGCCCATGCAAATGCAATCCTTGCGCAGGGCTCGACCGTCGTGCTCAAGATCATGTCGCGCGACATTGTGCATAAATCCGATGTCGGCGGCGTCGTGCTCAACCTCACCAACGCGGATGCGGTGCGCAAGGCGACCGCCGATATTCTCGCGCGCGCAAGGACGTTGCGGCCGGAGGCGCGGATTTCGGGCGTGATGGTGCAGCCGATGGTGGTGCGGGCAAAGGCGCGCGAGCTGATTCTCGGCCTGGCCGACGATCCCACCTTCGGCACCGTCGTTGTATTCGGCCGTGGCGGCACGGCGGTCGAGATCATCAACGACAAGGCGCTGGCGCTGGCGCTGGCGCTGCCGCCGCTCGACCTGCAACTGGCGCGCAGCCTGATCGAGCGCACCCGTGTCTCGCGGCTGTTGCGCGCCTATCGCGACGTGCCGGCGGTGAAGCCGGATGCCGTCGCGATGGTTCTGGTCAAGCTGGCGCAGATGGCCGCCGACATTCCCGAAATCCGCGGGCTCGACATTAACCCGTTGCTGGCCGATGAAGCCGGTGTGCTCGCCGTCGACGCCCGCGTCGTGATCGGCCGCGTGGCGCGGAAGTTTCGCGGTTCGGGCCCGGCGAATTTCGCCGTGCGGCCCTATCCCTCGCAATGGCAGCGTCACATCGAGGTCAAGGACGGCTGGCGCGTGTTCGTTCGCCCGATCCGGCCCGAGGACGAGCCGCTGATCCACGCGATGTTGAAGCACGTCACGATGCACGACCTGCGGCTGCGGTTTTTCGCCCCGATGAAGGAATTTTCTCATGAATTCATCGCCCGCCTGACCCAGCTCGATTATGCCCGAGCGATGGCCTTTGTCGCATTCGACGAGACGACCAACGAGCTGGTCGGCGTGGTCAGGATTCATTCGGACTCGATCTATGAGAGCGGCGAATATGCGATCCTGTTGAGATCGGACCTCAAGGGCAGGGGCCTCGGCTGGACCCTGATGCAGATGATCATCGAATACGCAAAATCCGAAGGGTTGAAAGCCATCTCCGGCGACGTGCTGGCCGAGAACACGGTCATGCTCGCGATGTGCCGCAGCCTGGGCTTCGAGGTGAAGTCAGATCCGGTCGAGCACGACATCTGCAACGTCAAGCTGGCGCTTTAA
- a CDS encoding cation-translocating P-type ATPase, translating to MKPFSGLSEADAAARLQAEGHNELPQPDRRTPFRIAIEVLREPMLALLLVGGLVYLALGDLKEAIILVAFATMSIVITVVQETRTERVLEALRDLTSPRALVIRDDERKRIAGRDVVRGDLIVLSEGDRVPADAVLLRCSDLQADESTLTGESVPVRKVAWDDRPRSGPQHPGGDDLPHIFSGSLVVRGSGLAEVTAIGTQSEIGKIGQSLATLETEPPRLQVQTRRVVRLFAVLGGGVSVLAVLLYGITRGGWLDAVLAGIALGMSMLPEEFPVVLTVFMAMGAWRISLARVLTRRAAAIETLGSATVLCTDKTGTLTENRMTIVELRLKDGNVFHPQAGIEMPAQFHDLSEFGLLASAPEPFDPMERAFHTLARERLTEASYRHPHWRLVHAYGLRPDLLAVTHIWQADGDRPEYIVATKGAPEAIAGLCRLSSADRAALMQSIDAMASAGLRVLGVARASHAGPPWPTSPRELGFELLGLVGLADPLRASVVEAVRECRSAGIKAVMITGDYPATANAIAQQAGLERGELVTGEQLETLNEAELAGRVETAGVFARITPNQKLRIVNAYKGNGEIVAMTGDGVNDAPSLKAAHIGIAMGGRGTDVAREASAIVLLDDDFGSIVKAIRLGRRIYDNLRKAMSFIFAVHVPIAGLALLPLVFGLPLLFGPIHIALLEMVIDPVCSLVFEAETEEDDVMRRRPRSPDEPLFSRALVAWSLLQGLLAFVAVAAVYVAALKWGMPVREVRALTFFSLIVVIVSLILVNRSFSASLLTALRRPNRTLAAVLAAVAVILALTLLWPFANELFAFGPLHADDLALTLGAGVMALLVLEMLKPLLRPRLQS from the coding sequence ATGAAACCGTTTTCCGGCCTCAGTGAAGCCGACGCTGCGGCGCGGCTTCAGGCTGAGGGACACAACGAGCTTCCCCAACCAGATCGGCGCACACCATTTCGAATAGCGATCGAGGTGCTGCGCGAGCCGATGCTGGCGCTGCTTTTGGTTGGCGGCCTCGTTTACCTCGCGCTCGGCGACCTGAAGGAGGCGATCATCCTGGTCGCCTTCGCGACCATGTCGATCGTGATCACCGTGGTGCAGGAGACGCGGACCGAGCGCGTGCTGGAAGCGTTGCGCGACCTCACGAGCCCCCGCGCGCTCGTCATTCGCGACGACGAGCGCAAGCGGATCGCCGGCCGGGACGTCGTGCGGGGTGACCTCATCGTTCTGTCCGAAGGCGATAGGGTGCCCGCCGACGCCGTTCTTCTGCGTTGCAGCGATCTTCAGGCCGACGAATCCACGCTGACCGGCGAATCCGTGCCGGTGCGCAAGGTCGCGTGGGACGATCGCCCGAGGTCCGGACCGCAGCATCCGGGAGGCGACGACCTGCCGCACATCTTCTCCGGTTCGCTGGTGGTGAGGGGATCGGGGCTGGCGGAAGTAACCGCCATCGGGACGCAGAGCGAGATCGGCAAGATCGGTCAGTCGCTGGCGACGCTCGAGACCGAACCACCGCGCCTGCAGGTGCAAACACGGCGCGTCGTCAGGCTGTTTGCCGTTCTCGGCGGCGGGGTCAGCGTGCTCGCGGTGCTGCTCTACGGCATCACACGCGGCGGATGGCTGGATGCGGTGCTGGCCGGAATTGCGCTGGGCATGTCGATGCTGCCGGAAGAGTTTCCGGTCGTCCTGACCGTCTTCATGGCGATGGGCGCGTGGCGAATTTCGCTGGCGCGCGTCCTGACACGGCGCGCGGCGGCGATCGAGACGCTGGGCTCTGCCACCGTGCTGTGCACCGACAAGACCGGCACCCTCACTGAAAACCGGATGACGATCGTCGAGCTGCGGCTGAAGGATGGAAACGTCTTCCACCCGCAGGCCGGCATCGAAATGCCGGCGCAGTTCCATGACTTGAGTGAATTCGGCCTGCTCGCGAGCGCGCCCGAGCCGTTTGACCCGATGGAGCGGGCGTTCCACACCTTGGCGCGCGAGCGGCTGACCGAGGCTTCCTATCGGCATCCGCACTGGAGGCTGGTGCATGCCTATGGTCTTCGGCCCGATCTCCTCGCCGTAACGCATATCTGGCAGGCGGATGGCGATCGGCCGGAATACATTGTCGCGACCAAGGGCGCGCCCGAAGCGATAGCGGGTCTTTGCCGGTTGAGCTCGGCCGACCGCGCGGCACTGATGCAATCCATCGATGCGATGGCTTCCGCCGGCCTGCGCGTGCTGGGCGTTGCGCGCGCCAGCCACGCCGGGCCGCCCTGGCCGACGTCGCCGCGCGAACTTGGATTCGAATTGCTGGGACTGGTCGGCCTTGCTGATCCGCTGCGCGCCAGCGTCGTCGAGGCGGTCCGCGAATGCCGATCCGCCGGCATCAAGGCCGTCATGATCACCGGCGACTATCCGGCGACTGCAAATGCGATCGCGCAGCAGGCCGGGCTTGAGCGCGGCGAGCTTGTGACCGGCGAACAACTCGAGACATTGAACGAGGCGGAATTGGCCGGCCGGGTGGAAACGGCCGGTGTCTTCGCGCGGATCACGCCAAACCAGAAGCTGCGCATCGTCAACGCCTACAAGGGCAATGGTGAGATTGTCGCGATGACCGGCGATGGCGTCAACGATGCGCCATCGCTGAAGGCTGCCCATATCGGCATCGCGATGGGCGGGCGCGGAACGGACGTGGCGCGCGAAGCTTCCGCCATCGTGCTGCTTGACGACGATTTTGGCTCCATCGTCAAGGCGATCCGTCTCGGACGCCGCATCTACGACAATTTGCGCAAGGCGATGAGTTTTATCTTTGCCGTTCACGTCCCCATCGCGGGCCTGGCGCTGCTGCCGCTGGTGTTCGGCCTGCCGCTCTTGTTCGGGCCGATCCATATCGCCTTGCTCGAAATGGTGATCGATCCGGTCTGCTCGCTGGTGTTCGAGGCCGAAACCGAGGAAGACGACGTCATGCGGCGGCGGCCGCGCTCCCCCGACGAGCCGCTTTTCTCGCGGGCGTTGGTCGCCTGGAGCCTGCTGCAGGGGTTGCTGGCGTTTGTGGCCGTCGCCGCCGTTTACGTCGCAGCGCTGAAATGGGGCATGCCGGTGCGCGAAGTGCGGGCGTTGACGTTTTTTTCGCTCATCGTCGTGATTGTCAGCCTGATTCTGGTCAACCGCTCCTTCAGCGCATCGCTGCTCACCGCCCTGCGGCGGCCGAACCGGACCCTGGCCGCGGTGCTCGCCGCGGTCGCCGTCATCCTGGCCCTTACTTTGCTCTGGCCATTCGCGAACGAGCTCTTCGCCTTCGGCCCTCTCCACGCCGACGATCTCGCGCTCACGCTCGGTGCAGGTGTCATGGCGCTGCTCGTGCTGGAAATGCTGAAGCCGCTGCTGCGCCCGCGGCTGCAATCCTAG
- a CDS encoding Crp/Fnr family transcriptional regulator: MIRTISPNRASFRRCSACTVRSLSICGALDQTDLAEFERIARHTHFAPNEALFTAGQLAHSVHNLTAGFARLYKLLPDGRRQVIGFALPGDFLGAAPSDRYGFSADAVDAVTVCRLSKEAFMHFIEQRPHFLIRINEFAARELMLAQEQMLLLGRRTAEEKVASFLVGWRQRLAHIGDERQTIALPMSRQDIADYLGLTIETVSRTLTRFEREKMLIIVAGGVRLLDASRAVAMAAA, encoded by the coding sequence ATGATACGAACCATTTCTCCGAATCGGGCAAGTTTCCGCCGCTGCTCGGCCTGCACCGTCCGCTCGCTCAGCATCTGCGGCGCGCTTGACCAGACCGACCTTGCGGAGTTCGAACGGATCGCCCGCCACACCCATTTTGCACCCAATGAGGCGCTGTTCACGGCGGGCCAGCTCGCGCATTCGGTCCATAACCTGACTGCGGGCTTTGCGCGTTTGTACAAGCTGCTGCCGGATGGGCGGCGTCAGGTGATCGGTTTCGCGCTGCCCGGCGACTTTCTCGGCGCGGCGCCGTCCGATCGTTACGGGTTCTCGGCGGACGCCGTCGATGCGGTGACGGTGTGCCGCCTCTCCAAAGAGGCGTTCATGCACTTCATTGAACAGAGGCCGCATTTTCTGATTCGCATTAACGAGTTCGCGGCGCGAGAATTGATGCTGGCGCAGGAGCAGATGCTGCTGCTGGGTCGGCGCACCGCGGAGGAGAAGGTTGCGTCCTTCCTCGTCGGCTGGCGGCAGCGCCTGGCCCATATCGGCGACGAGCGGCAAACCATTGCGCTGCCGATGAGCCGGCAGGATATCGCGGATTATCTGGGGCTGACGATCGAGACCGTGAGCCGGACGCTGACCCGGTTCGAGCGCGAAAAGATGCTCATTATCGTGGCGGGTGGTGTCCGCCTGCTGGACGCGAGCCGGGCAGTGGCCATGGCCGCGGCCTGA
- a CDS encoding c-type cytochrome: MIGRILIPVAFTLITLTPAAAASPQEQRGKTFALNNCAKCHSIDKVSPSPLKIAPPFRTLHKRYPVETLGEALAEGIYTGHPTMPAFQLEPDQIGDLLAYLKTLE, translated from the coding sequence ATGATCGGACGAATTCTGATTCCGGTGGCGTTTACGCTCATCACTCTGACACCGGCCGCTGCGGCATCGCCTCAGGAGCAGCGCGGCAAGACTTTCGCACTGAACAACTGCGCGAAGTGCCATTCGATCGACAAGGTTTCGCCGAGTCCGCTCAAGATCGCGCCGCCGTTCCGGACGCTGCACAAGCGTTACCCGGTCGAGACACTCGGAGAGGCGTTGGCCGAAGGCATCTACACCGGCCATCCGACGATGCCGGCCTTCCAGCTCGAGCCGGACCAGATCGGCGATCTGCTGGCGTATCTGAAGACGCTTGAATAG
- a CDS encoding universal stress protein produces the protein MAVKDILLTLTSYPDPIPAAIAEDAVAIAATFGAHLAAVVCEVHVEVPGHFLSGSTANIPGIIAGEMEKSRNSAKDMLAAFDAAANKVGILHETYLEKCPTFAVPDLLVDHARLRDLTIVPVPESYDQRYAEAVIFGSGRPTLVLPESPGRRPFELGTVAIAWDFSRAAARAVSDAIPLLEKARNVRIVTVINEKKLDSKHSAEALAKNLARHGIDVVLDKVDAGGRRIGDVLEAYTVSHQVDVLVMGAYGHARWREFILGGATKSLLSRPPLPILFSH, from the coding sequence ATGGCGGTCAAGGACATTCTGCTGACACTGACGAGTTATCCCGATCCCATCCCGGCGGCGATCGCCGAGGATGCGGTGGCGATCGCCGCAACCTTCGGCGCTCATCTAGCGGCGGTGGTTTGCGAGGTGCATGTGGAGGTACCCGGACACTTCCTTTCCGGCTCGACCGCCAATATTCCCGGGATCATTGCAGGCGAAATGGAAAAGAGTCGGAACAGCGCCAAGGACATGCTGGCTGCATTCGACGCCGCGGCAAACAAGGTCGGCATTCTGCACGAAACCTATTTAGAAAAGTGCCCCACCTTCGCTGTGCCCGATCTGCTGGTAGACCATGCGCGGCTCCGCGACCTCACCATCGTGCCGGTGCCGGAAAGCTACGACCAGCGGTACGCAGAAGCCGTGATATTCGGATCGGGGCGGCCTACCCTCGTTCTGCCAGAGAGTCCGGGGAGGCGCCCGTTCGAACTGGGGACCGTCGCTATCGCCTGGGATTTCAGCCGCGCCGCAGCCCGCGCGGTTTCCGATGCCATCCCGCTGCTCGAAAAGGCCAGGAACGTGCGGATCGTCACCGTCATCAACGAAAAGAAACTGGATAGCAAGCATTCCGCCGAAGCACTGGCAAAGAACCTGGCGCGCCACGGCATCGACGTAGTGCTCGACAAGGTCGATGCCGGCGGCCGGCGGATCGGCGACGTGCTCGAAGCCTACACCGTTTCCCATCAGGTCGACGTTCTCGTGATGGGCGCCTATGGGCACGCGCGCTGGCGCGAGTTCATCCTCGGCGGCGCCACCAAGAGCCTGCTGTCGAGGCCGCCGCTCCCGATCCTGTTCTCGCATTGA
- a CDS encoding ABC transporter ATP-binding protein, whose product MHEVTEPFAIRVRDLVVGFRRHVVIDHLALDVRRGEILGLVGASGGGKSVLMRTIIGLIPRQGGEIEVMGSPINHDRTTPSAAGRWGILFQQGALFSSLTVRQNIQFPLRENLVLSDALMDEIATAKLEMVGLRPDDGDKFPSELSGGMTKRVALARALALDPAIVFLDEPTSGLDPIAAGDFDALIKTLQKTLGLTVFMVTHDLASLNAVCDRVAALADGKIVAIGPMRELLQSEHPWVRAYFHGKRSQMLQPRAS is encoded by the coding sequence ATGCACGAAGTAACCGAACCATTTGCCATTCGGGTGCGCGATCTCGTGGTCGGCTTTCGCCGGCATGTCGTGATAGATCACCTCGCGCTGGACGTCCGCCGCGGTGAGATCCTCGGACTGGTTGGCGCTTCGGGCGGCGGAAAGTCGGTGCTGATGCGGACCATCATCGGCCTGATCCCGCGGCAGGGCGGGGAAATCGAAGTGATGGGTTCGCCGATCAACCACGACCGCACCACGCCGAGCGCGGCAGGGCGATGGGGCATCCTGTTCCAGCAGGGGGCGCTGTTCTCGTCGCTCACCGTACGGCAGAACATCCAGTTTCCGTTGCGGGAGAATCTCGTGCTCTCGGACGCCCTGATGGACGAGATCGCCACCGCCAAGCTCGAAATGGTCGGGCTCAGGCCGGATGACGGCGACAAGTTTCCTTCCGAATTGTCCGGAGGCATGACCAAGCGTGTGGCGCTGGCGCGTGCGCTCGCGCTCGATCCCGCGATCGTGTTTCTCGACGAGCCGACCTCGGGGCTGGACCCGATTGCCGCCGGCGATTTCGACGCTCTGATCAAGACACTGCAGAAGACGCTGGGGTTGACCGTGTTCATGGTCACCCATGATCTCGCCAGCCTCAATGCCGTCTGCGACCGCGTGGCGGCGCTGGCCGACGGCAAGATCGTCGCCATCGGCCCGATGCGCGAATTGCTTCAATCCGAGCATCCCTGGGTGCGGGCCTATTTTCACGGCAAGCGTTCCCAGATGCTGCAACCCAGAGCGAGCTAG
- a CDS encoding ABC transporter permease, with amino-acid sequence MATASLLTATPSGDALELRPAGSWTAVNATTLERLSNDIAPQLDHAAAVKVDMAGVRELDTLGAWLLEKMSRRANSAGHRADIIGIADNYAGLIEEVRQVNRRTPAPAPARNPVVAKLGDIGRATIGSSEDVAAFLQMLGALCIAILGVLRRPRSLRLTSMTYQLYRVGWQAIPIIVLITFLIGAIIAQQGIFHFRKFGADSYVVDMVGILVLRELGVLIVAIMVAGRSGSAYTAELGSMKMREEIDALSTMGLNPIEVLMLPRILALICALPILSFIGSMAALYGGCLVAWFYGGMGPAIFLARLHDAVSVTHFEVGIIKAPFMALVIGIVACSEGLRVKGSAESLGKQTTTSVVKSIFLVIVLDGLFAVFFASIGM; translated from the coding sequence TTGGCGACCGCATCTCTGCTAACGGCGACGCCATCGGGCGACGCGCTTGAACTGCGTCCGGCCGGCTCCTGGACGGCTGTGAACGCGACGACGCTCGAACGGCTATCCAATGACATTGCGCCGCAGCTCGATCATGCCGCTGCCGTCAAGGTCGACATGGCCGGGGTGCGCGAACTCGATACGCTCGGCGCCTGGCTGCTGGAAAAAATGTCGCGGCGGGCCAACTCCGCCGGCCACCGCGCCGATATCATCGGCATCGCCGACAATTACGCCGGCCTGATCGAGGAGGTCCGTCAGGTCAACCGGCGAACGCCGGCACCGGCGCCGGCGCGCAATCCCGTCGTGGCGAAGCTGGGCGATATCGGCCGCGCCACCATCGGATCGAGCGAAGATGTCGCCGCATTCCTGCAGATGCTGGGCGCACTTTGTATCGCTATCCTGGGCGTCCTGCGCCGGCCGCGATCGTTGCGGCTGACCTCGATGACCTACCAGCTCTATCGCGTCGGCTGGCAGGCGATACCGATCATTGTTCTGATCACCTTTCTGATTGGGGCCATCATCGCACAGCAAGGCATTTTCCATTTCCGAAAGTTCGGTGCGGATTCCTACGTCGTCGACATGGTCGGCATCCTCGTGCTGCGCGAGCTCGGCGTGCTGATCGTCGCCATCATGGTCGCCGGGCGTTCGGGCAGCGCCTATACCGCCGAACTCGGCTCGATGAAGATGCGCGAGGAGATCGACGCGCTTTCGACCATGGGGCTGAACCCGATCGAAGTCCTGATGCTGCCGCGGATTCTGGCGCTGATTTGCGCGCTGCCGATTCTGAGCTTCATCGGCTCGATGGCGGCGCTCTACGGCGGATGCCTGGTTGCCTGGTTCTATGGCGGCATGGGGCCGGCGATATTCCTCGCGCGGCTGCATGACGCCGTTTCCGTCACCCATTTCGAGGTCGGCATCATCAAGGCGCCGTTCATGGCGTTGGTGATCGGCATCGTCGCCTGCAGCGAAGGCCTGCGCGTGAAGGGCAGCGCGGAGTCGCTCGGCAAGCAGACCACCACGTCGGTCGTCAAGTCGATCTTCCTGGTGATCGTGCTCGACGGGCTGTTCGCGGTGTTCTTTGCATCGATCGGAATGTAG